In Helianthus annuus cultivar XRQ/B chromosome 9, HanXRQr2.0-SUNRISE, whole genome shotgun sequence, the following are encoded in one genomic region:
- the LOC110877396 gene encoding probable serine/threonine-protein kinase PBL18, whose product MTPKYTSESSSLSFDVPSCLKNKRLKGINVTFKYSVSGDEWAWFCKVSTTNGVVDLMYNPKVFGKPEFGEVGIWLSYWPIGNTLDFGNTVHVSIDVMSGLEVHECGVSLVYSDKETMENNMGGVEILGGNLSGFELSTGAYYLCRHDFLRLMEVGRLTPDWFRILVGDTIDYTEVRGWRQTGRPKQLNDPSFTELKTVRCIIYGPQVEDTYKIAEMSKSSLGDDTVAFTSSLLKGETIDEAVEEINVKQYKSGDETSDRYSHARIMKPATGEGEIVSSSTSAYPCRRFSLAKIQSATNNFSDELVIGWGGFGKVYKGQIFSEEAGHIVAIKRRDSVSNFGEPEFKAEIDTLCTFHHVHLVSLVGYCDDNGEKILVYKFMPNGSLYRKLHDVHTPLSWVTRLKIAIGAARGLEYLHIGVRTQHGVIHRNVKSSNILLDENWVAVISGLGLCIAGPTDQSIPYVEDTVKGTFGYLDPEYALTGKLTYKTDVYAFGVVLFELLSGRRAIDMHNGEDDSKLVVWARKCVKERKLDQMVDSNIKGTISTNCLRQFAQIADRCVHPVPKERPTMSELVASLEALLELQEKPDTSAKSSSIMGFPWKIKKYFVPAIKPNFEESGTSSQKSHDKNKKRDDE is encoded by the exons ATGACACCTAAGTATACGTCAGAATCATCTTCTTTGTCGTTTGATGTACCTTCGTGTCTTAAAAATAAGAGGCTCAAAGGAATTAATGTAACTTTCAAGTATTCAGTATCAGGTGATGAGTGGGCATGGTTTTGTAAAGTCAGTACCACTAATGGTGTTGTTGATTTAATGTACAACCCTAAAGTGTTTGGCAAACCGGAATTTGGTGAAGTAGGTATATGGTTAAGCTATTGGCCAATTGGAAATACATTGGACTTTGGAAACACTGTTCATGTCTCTATTGATGTGATGAGTGGATTGGAGGTGCATGAATGTGGTGTGAGCCTTGTGTATTCCGACAAGGAAACCATGGAAAATAACATGGGAGGGGTAGAAATTCTGGGAGGTAATTTGTCTGGATTTGAACTAAGCACAGGAGCGTACTATCTATGTCGGCATGATTTCCTTAGGTTAATGGAGGTTGGCAGATTGACTCCTGACTGGTTTAGAATTTTAGTTGGTGATACGATTGACTACACCG AGGTAAGAGGATGGAGACAGACTGGTCGACCAAAACAGTTGAATGATCCATCATTTACAGAGTTAAAAACTGTTAGATGTATCATCTATGGTCCTCAAGTG GAGGATACTTACAAGATTGCAGAGATGTCCAAATCATCTTTGGGCGATGACACAGTGGCATTCACATCAAGTTTGCTTAAGGGAGAAACAATTGATGAGGCAGTGGAG GAAATTAATGTCAAGCAGTATAAGTCTGGCGATGAGACATCTGATCGTTACTCACATGCAAG GATAATGAAACCTGCAACTGGAGAGGGCGAAATTGTGTCTTCTTCAACTTCGGCGTATCCATGTCGCCGTTTTTCTCTTGCAAAAATTCAATCTGCAACCAATAACTTTTCTGATGAACTAGTCATTGGATGGGGTGGATTCGGAAAAGTGTACAAAGGTCAAATTTTTAGTGAAGAAGCTGGTCACATTGTAGCCATCAAAAGGAGGGATTCTGTGTCCAACTTTGGGGAACCTGAATTTAAGGCTGAGATCGATACACTTTGTACATTTCACCACGTTCACTTGGTGTCTCTTGTTGGCTATTGTGATGATAATGGAGAGAAAATCCTTGTTTATAAATTTATGCCAAACGGAAGCCTCTACCGTAAGCTGCACGATGTTCATACTCCTTTAAGTTGGGTGACACGGCTCAAGATAGCCATAGGTGCTGCACGTGGTTTGGAGTACCTTCATATAGGTGTCCGCACCCAACATGGAGTCATACATCGTAACGTCAAGAGTTCAAACATTCTTTTAGATGAGAACTGGGTGGCGGTGATTTCGGGTTTGGGGTTGTGCATAGCTGGTCCAACCGATCAGTCGATTCCTTATGTTGAAGACACTGTTAAAGGCACATTTGGGTATCTTGATCCAGAGTATGCTTTGACTGGAAAATTAACTTATAAAACAGATGTGTATGCGTTTGGGGTTGTATTATTTGAATTGCTATCTGGAAGGCGTGCAATAGACATGCACAATGGGGAAGATGATTCTAAGTTGGTAGTATGGGCTCGAAAATGTGTAAAAGAAAGGAAATTAGATCAGATGGTTGATTCTAATATTAAGGGAACAATCTCAACAAACTGTTTAAGACAGTTCGCTCAAATAGCAGATCGTTGTGTTCACCCTGTTCCCAAAGAACGGCCAACCATGAGTGAGCTAGTGGCCTCACTTGAGGCTTTACTGGAACTACAGGAGAAACCTGACACTTCTGCCAAGTCATCAAGCATAATGGGGTTCCCTTGGAAGATCAAGAAATATTTTGTTCCCGCGATTAAACCAAACTTTG AGGAAAGCGGGACAAGTTCACAAAAGAGCCATGACAAGAACAAGAAGCGGGATGATGAGTGA